In Candidatus Defluviibacterium haderslevense, the following are encoded in one genomic region:
- a CDS encoding Omp28-related outer membrane protein: protein MIKRLSLLIILVLSVLFINAQAKRYIFMEHFTNTWCSICGSQNPKFYSVLKNYEGNYHHMTIHPSFPYNQCPLYNANKTENSLRANYYSVSSTPTIVVNGLTSKSASSVNAAYLNSELGKTSPIQLIVKETGTSNRSISVEVLTLGNKPAGTYKIYAAALEKVLNFNAQNGEKVHQNVFRKFVSSADGDVINLAEAGGVINLNYNLNIDPTWVESQMYVLVWVQNINTKEVMNSGNKFDITSSVSSPIYTNFQILTNPVKQNLVLQLDRPITGEYIISNIMGQTIEHGYLPTNSNRLDVLVSNYKKGMYLVRIQSGNLKTTKRWVKD, encoded by the coding sequence ATGATTAAACGTCTATCACTCCTAATTATACTTGTTTTAAGTGTTCTATTTATTAACGCACAAGCTAAGCGTTATATTTTTATGGAACACTTTACAAATACCTGGTGCAGTATTTGTGGTTCCCAAAACCCTAAGTTTTATTCTGTTTTAAAAAATTATGAAGGTAATTACCATCACATGACTATTCACCCTTCATTTCCATATAATCAGTGCCCGTTGTATAATGCCAATAAGACAGAGAATTCTTTAAGAGCAAATTACTATAGTGTTTCTTCTACGCCAACTATTGTTGTTAATGGATTAACATCAAAATCAGCAAGCTCAGTTAATGCAGCATATTTAAATAGTGAGTTAGGTAAAACTTCTCCAATTCAACTAATTGTTAAAGAAACGGGGACCAGTAATCGTTCAATTTCTGTAGAAGTCCTTACATTGGGGAATAAACCCGCTGGTACTTACAAAATTTATGCAGCTGCCCTTGAAAAGGTTCTCAATTTTAATGCTCAAAATGGAGAAAAAGTGCACCAAAATGTTTTCCGGAAGTTTGTAAGTTCAGCTGATGGAGATGTAATTAATTTGGCCGAGGCAGGTGGAGTGATCAATTTGAATTATAATTTAAACATAGATCCTACTTGGGTGGAATCTCAAATGTATGTGTTAGTATGGGTTCAAAATATTAACACTAAAGAAGTGATGAACTCTGGGAATAAATTCGACATTACAAGTTCTGTAAGTTCGCCAATTTATACTAATTTTCAAATTTTGACTAATCCAGTCAAACAAAATTTGGTGTTGCAATTAGACAGACCAATAACTGGTGAATATATAATATCCAATATTATGGGACAAACCATTGAACATGGATATTTACCTACAAATTCAAACAGACTTGATGTTTTGGTTTCTAATTATAAGAAAGGAATGTATTTAGTAAGAATCCAAAGTGGTAACCTTAAGACGACCAAACGTTGGGTCAAAGATTAG